The following proteins are co-located in the Dyadobacter chenwenxiniae genome:
- the ppsA gene encoding phosphoenolpyruvate synthase, translating into MENKSAYIVGLEEVDKTKLALVGGKGANLGELSGIEGLKVPAGFCITTEAYKEIVENNAEVSSLLAALTDLKVDDRGKISEVSGKIRAAIENIAIPKNVADEMAAYLAKFDKKDAFAVRSSATAEDLPTASFAGQQDTYLNVTGEEEVLLHISKCWASLFTDRAVTYRIQTAGSAVLFDHRKVRLSIIVQQMVFSEVAGIMFTADPISANRKVISIDASFGLGEVLVSGLVNADNYKVLNGQVFEKKISNKKLSINVVAGGGTREQEIEIERQDKQALTDEQILELADIGRKIEAHFGSPQDIEWCLAGGTFYVVQSRPITTLFPIPEANDAKNAVGCPHVYVSVGHQQMMTDAMKPLGLSFFLSLSPGRMCTAGGRLFVDVAKELASPVSRNIILNTTLGKSDPLSKDALLTILERKDFIEVLPAENPIGKDQTETADNPSQNAKKRSANPPIASETATSVTNASEMTASVEVVNELIERSEQLVEELKQRIQNKTGADLIDFILEDIQEWRKYLFDPRSYGILMAGINAMSWANEKMNEWLGEKNAADTLSQSVPNNVTSEMGLALLDVADAIRPYPEVIAYLQNVKDENFLEALPSLKGGRETRAAIGAFLEKYGMRCAGEIDITRTRWAEKPATLIPVILGNIKNFTQHASIRKFEQGKQEALKKEQELLSRLRQLPDGEHKAKETKQRIDMIRNLVGYREYPKYGLVSRSFVYRTALLKEAERLVQAKVLHEKEDIYYLNLAELAQVIHSNELDHEIISQRKEDFKRFEKLTPPRVMTSDGEIITGRYKRENIPAGTIVGLAVSSGVIEGRARVILNMEDADIEEGDILVTTFTDPSWTPLFVSIKGLITEVGGIMTHGAVIAREYGLPAVVGVEHATKVIKDGQRIRVNGTEGWVEII; encoded by the coding sequence ATGGAAAATAAGAGCGCATACATTGTTGGTTTAGAAGAAGTGGATAAGACAAAGCTTGCTTTGGTCGGAGGCAAAGGCGCCAACTTGGGAGAACTGTCCGGAATCGAGGGCCTGAAAGTGCCGGCTGGTTTTTGTATTACTACCGAAGCTTATAAAGAAATAGTTGAAAACAATGCGGAAGTCAGCAGCCTATTGGCCGCCTTAACGGATCTGAAAGTTGATGACAGGGGAAAGATCAGTGAAGTCAGCGGGAAAATTCGCGCGGCCATTGAGAACATAGCCATTCCAAAAAATGTAGCGGATGAAATGGCTGCCTATCTGGCAAAATTTGATAAGAAAGATGCCTTTGCTGTACGGTCCAGCGCTACGGCTGAGGATCTTCCGACGGCTTCCTTCGCGGGCCAGCAGGACACATATCTAAACGTTACGGGCGAAGAGGAGGTCCTTTTGCATATCAGCAAATGCTGGGCGTCCCTGTTTACGGACCGTGCGGTAACCTATCGCATTCAAACAGCCGGGTCGGCAGTGCTATTCGATCATCGCAAAGTGCGGCTGTCGATAATTGTTCAGCAAATGGTTTTCTCTGAGGTGGCCGGAATTATGTTTACCGCGGACCCGATTTCGGCAAACAGGAAGGTCATATCCATTGATGCCAGTTTCGGCCTTGGCGAGGTGCTGGTTTCAGGACTCGTGAATGCGGATAATTATAAAGTCCTGAATGGTCAGGTTTTTGAGAAAAAAATATCAAACAAAAAGTTATCTATCAATGTCGTAGCTGGCGGCGGCACGCGGGAGCAGGAGATTGAAATCGAACGGCAGGACAAACAAGCGCTGACAGATGAACAGATTTTGGAGCTTGCGGACATCGGCAGAAAGATCGAAGCGCATTTCGGCAGCCCGCAGGATATTGAATGGTGCCTGGCTGGCGGCACATTTTATGTGGTTCAAAGCCGTCCGATCACTACTTTGTTCCCCATTCCTGAGGCTAATGATGCGAAAAACGCTGTGGGTTGCCCGCACGTGTATGTGTCTGTGGGCCACCAGCAGATGATGACGGATGCCATGAAACCGTTAGGATTGTCCTTTTTCCTGTCGTTAAGCCCCGGCAGAATGTGCACAGCCGGCGGCAGGTTGTTTGTGGACGTTGCCAAAGAACTGGCTTCACCAGTCTCCAGGAACATTATATTGAATACTACATTAGGAAAATCGGATCCGCTGAGCAAGGATGCACTGTTAACTATTCTCGAGCGGAAGGATTTTATAGAAGTGCTGCCAGCAGAGAATCCAATTGGAAAGGATCAGACAGAAACAGCTGACAATCCATCACAAAATGCTAAGAAACGTTCAGCCAATCCCCCAATTGCTTCGGAAACGGCCACTTCGGTAACCAACGCTTCGGAAATGACGGCTTCGGTTGAGGTCGTCAACGAGTTGATTGAACGGAGCGAGCAGTTGGTAGAAGAGCTGAAACAGCGCATTCAAAACAAGACTGGCGCCGATTTAATCGATTTTATTCTGGAAGATATCCAGGAATGGAGAAAATACTTGTTTGACCCACGAAGCTACGGCATACTCATGGCCGGTATAAATGCAATGTCATGGGCGAATGAGAAAATGAATGAATGGCTGGGCGAAAAAAACGCAGCAGACACGCTTTCCCAATCCGTCCCCAACAATGTTACTTCCGAAATGGGACTGGCGCTGTTGGACGTGGCAGATGCGATACGCCCTTACCCCGAAGTAATTGCCTATTTACAAAACGTAAAAGACGAGAATTTTCTGGAAGCATTGCCCTCATTGAAGGGAGGCCGGGAGACGCGGGCTGCTATCGGTGCTTTTCTGGAAAAATACGGAATGCGCTGTGCCGGGGAGATAGATATTACCAGAACGCGCTGGGCCGAAAAGCCTGCTACGCTTATCCCGGTCATTCTTGGGAACATTAAAAATTTCACACAGCACGCCAGCATCCGGAAGTTTGAGCAGGGAAAACAGGAAGCATTGAAGAAGGAGCAAGAGCTGTTAAGTAGATTGCGGCAGTTACCAGACGGAGAGCACAAAGCCAAAGAAACGAAGCAAAGGATCGACATGATCCGAAATCTAGTCGGTTACCGCGAGTATCCGAAATATGGCTTGGTGAGCAGGTCTTTTGTTTACAGGACAGCGCTGTTGAAAGAAGCCGAACGACTTGTCCAGGCGAAAGTTCTTCATGAAAAAGAGGATATATATTATCTCAACCTGGCAGAACTCGCACAAGTTATCCATTCCAACGAGCTGGATCACGAGATAATCAGTCAACGGAAAGAAGATTTTAAAAGGTTTGAAAAATTGACGCCCCCGCGTGTGATGACCAGTGACGGTGAGATCATTACAGGTCGTTACAAGCGCGAAAATATTCCTGCGGGCACCATTGTCGGCCTGGCGGTTTCCTCCGGAGTGATCGAAGGACGGGCACGTGTCATTCTGAACATGGAAGATGCTGATATAGAGGAAGGAGATATTCTGGTTACCACATTCACAGATCCCAGCTGGACACCATTGTTTGTCTCGATAAAAGGCCTCATTACCGAAGTGGGAGGGATAATGACCCACGGGGCAGTCATCGCCCGCGAATACGGTTTGCCAGCAGTAGTAGGCGTGGAGCATGCCACGAAGGTGATCAAAGACGGGCAGCGGATCCGGGTAAACGGCACGGAAGGTTGGGTAGAGATCATTTAG
- a CDS encoding MarR family winged helix-turn-helix transcriptional regulator: MEDDLLKKIRKLSQHYAYISLQMHEAVARRAGLSGTDHKYLGFLMEKGQMTAGELSTLTGLTTGAVTGLIDRFEKKDLVRRRFAAEDRRKVIIEPNTENIMLLLAPLYEEFRSRSEKLIASFSDEESTIIETYFEKAIEIMTEATDQLNNKQS, from the coding sequence ATGGAAGACGACTTACTCAAAAAAATCAGGAAGCTGAGCCAGCATTATGCATATATATCCCTTCAAATGCATGAGGCCGTCGCCCGGCGGGCCGGTCTTTCCGGGACGGACCATAAATACCTGGGGTTCCTGATGGAGAAAGGGCAGATGACCGCGGGCGAGCTCTCGACATTAACGGGCCTTACAACGGGCGCAGTAACCGGTTTGATAGACCGGTTTGAAAAGAAAGATCTGGTAAGGAGACGCTTTGCCGCGGAAGACAGGCGCAAAGTGATTATTGAACCGAACACAGAAAACATTATGCTGTTGCTGGCACCGCTCTACGAAGAATTTCGAAGCAGATCGGAAAAATTAATCGCTTCGTTTTCGGACGAAGAGAGCACGATCATTGAAACCTATTTTGAAAAGGCCATTGAAATAATGACCGAGGCAACAGATCAACTCAACAACAAACAATCATAA
- a CDS encoding ABC transporter permease produces the protein MITNYFKIASRNLWRHRGFSAINILGLATGMSACLLICLYVSFELSYDKFHSKANRIYRVVTDVETIGETSHKGSSWAYGPAMLKDFPEIESFVRLSRVSFLVRKGDAKFQEEKTLFADSTLFKVFDFKLISGNPQTALRDPLSIVFTQTAARKYFGDSDPVGQSVLLDAEGLVANVTGIVQDLPGNSQIKANMFLSASTMKRYKPDADSEWEAFEPMTYLLLKPNTSAEMLSRKFPAFLEHYAGKIMSEQKLNYSVSLEPLRDVYLHAKYIGGFETGNASYVYVFTAVAVFTMLIACINFVNLTTARSVERAKEVGMRKVVGAGRSRIAQQFISESVLICLFAFIVSVFLTALLIPHFNDLAGKKISLGIINDYLFVVAFFIVAIGIGVLAGIYPALVLSSFQPALVLKGQFKHSRKGVFLRKALVISQFAISITLMIGTLIIYIQMNYMQNKDLGFSKNQILVLDTDADPNKEVLRHALSNIHGAVAASRSSSIPGSRYQNTSSQIESSGGDFQTAGLHEFLTDFDFIDLYKMKMVAGRQFSKEFATDSAKAMIINETAAKLFGYADPKLAIGKRFRQSGVDGEIIGVIKDFHFQSLEESVQPLAMRIEPVYCNLVSVKVSPADLFQTLKSIEEQWNKLMPNRPFGYFFMNEYFDRQYRSQQQFKALFMNFAFLTIFISCLGLIGLSSYAAVQRKKEVGVRKVLGGSTASIVLLFYKDFVGLVFAAFLIASPVAYYAGQKWLESFAYRTEIPLWIFIVVASLTMVIAIITTSFQSVRAAIENPVKVLKT, from the coding sequence ATGATCACGAATTATTTCAAAATCGCGTCCCGCAACTTATGGAGACACCGCGGATTTTCGGCAATTAATATATTGGGACTGGCTACCGGAATGTCTGCGTGTTTGCTAATCTGTCTGTATGTGAGTTTCGAGTTGAGTTATGACAAGTTTCACTCGAAGGCGAACCGGATATATAGAGTTGTGACAGATGTTGAGACGATCGGTGAAACGAGTCATAAGGGTTCCAGTTGGGCATACGGACCTGCTATGTTAAAGGATTTTCCTGAAATTGAATCCTTCGTGCGTTTAAGCCGGGTCAGCTTTCTTGTGAGAAAAGGGGACGCTAAATTTCAGGAAGAAAAAACACTGTTTGCGGACTCGACCCTTTTTAAGGTCTTTGATTTTAAATTAATAAGCGGTAACCCTCAAACGGCGCTCAGGGATCCGTTAAGCATTGTTTTTACACAAACGGCGGCCCGAAAGTACTTTGGAGACAGCGATCCGGTGGGGCAGAGCGTGCTGCTGGATGCGGAGGGACTTGTCGCAAATGTGACGGGAATTGTACAGGATTTGCCCGGTAATTCTCAAATTAAAGCAAATATGTTTTTGTCAGCATCGACAATGAAACGATACAAGCCCGATGCTGACAGTGAGTGGGAGGCCTTTGAACCAATGACGTATTTGCTTTTGAAGCCAAATACGTCTGCTGAAATGCTTTCCCGGAAATTTCCCGCGTTTCTGGAGCATTATGCCGGCAAGATCATGAGCGAACAAAAGCTGAATTATTCAGTTTCGCTCGAGCCATTGCGCGACGTATATCTGCACGCGAAATACATTGGAGGTTTTGAAACGGGAAATGCTTCCTACGTATACGTTTTTACGGCAGTTGCGGTATTTACAATGCTTATTGCATGCATCAACTTCGTCAATTTAACGACCGCACGTTCTGTTGAGCGTGCCAAGGAAGTAGGGATGCGCAAAGTAGTAGGCGCAGGGAGGTCGAGGATTGCACAACAATTTATCAGTGAATCCGTCCTGATTTGCCTGTTTGCTTTTATAGTTTCAGTATTCCTGACCGCTTTGCTGATTCCTCATTTTAATGACCTTGCCGGGAAGAAAATTAGCCTGGGGATTATTAACGACTACTTGTTTGTGGTGGCGTTCTTTATTGTTGCCATTGGGATAGGCGTGTTGGCGGGCATTTATCCGGCGTTGGTTTTATCTTCATTTCAGCCTGCACTGGTTTTGAAAGGGCAATTTAAGCATAGCCGGAAGGGTGTGTTCCTGCGAAAAGCATTGGTTATAAGCCAGTTTGCAATTTCTATTACGCTGATGATCGGAACATTGATTATTTATATTCAAATGAATTACATGCAAAACAAGGATCTCGGATTCAGTAAAAACCAGATCCTTGTTTTGGATACTGACGCAGATCCCAACAAAGAAGTTTTGAGGCATGCGCTGTCAAACATTCACGGAGCTGTTGCAGCTTCCCGTTCTTCTAGCATTCCTGGAAGCAGATATCAAAATACATCTTCCCAGATTGAAAGTTCCGGCGGAGATTTTCAAACAGCCGGGTTGCACGAGTTTTTGACAGACTTCGATTTTATAGATTTATATAAAATGAAAATGGTTGCCGGAAGGCAGTTTTCAAAGGAATTCGCAACCGATAGTGCGAAAGCAATGATCATTAATGAAACTGCTGCAAAACTTTTTGGATATGCGGATCCTAAACTTGCTATTGGAAAGCGGTTCAGGCAATCCGGAGTTGACGGCGAGATAATCGGAGTTATCAAAGATTTTCACTTTCAATCATTGGAGGAAAGCGTTCAGCCTCTGGCCATGCGCATTGAACCAGTGTATTGCAATTTGGTTTCGGTAAAAGTTTCGCCTGCCGATTTATTCCAAACATTAAAATCAATTGAAGAGCAATGGAACAAACTGATGCCAAACAGACCCTTCGGTTATTTCTTTATGAATGAATATTTCGATCGTCAATATCGTAGTCAGCAGCAATTCAAAGCGCTTTTTATGAACTTCGCTTTTTTAACGATCTTCATTTCCTGCCTGGGGTTGATTGGACTAAGTTCTTATGCAGCAGTGCAGCGAAAAAAGGAGGTTGGCGTGCGGAAAGTCCTCGGCGGGTCTACGGCCAGCATTGTGCTCTTATTTTATAAAGATTTTGTTGGATTAGTTTTCGCTGCATTCCTAATTGCTTCTCCTGTGGCTTACTATGCAGGCCAAAAATGGTTAGAAAGTTTTGCATATAGGACTGAAATTCCACTATGGATTTTCATAGTGGTCGCTTCGCTGACTATGGTTATTGCTATCATTACAACAAGCTTTCAAAGTGTCAGGGCAGCCATTGAGAATCCGGTAAAGGTCTTAAAGACCTAA
- a CDS encoding TonB-dependent receptor gives MLKPFYQLLLLFTISLQAFAQEQVTISGFVREKGSLELLPGVNVYIQNSTTGTVTNTYGFYSLTVPKSDSISVSYSFVGYERQEVRIGNAVNQQIDITLSAVNQLDEVIISGKRQDEKVSESVQMSQIEIPISQIKKIPAFFGEKDVIRVLQLMPGVQKGTEGQTGLYVRGGGPDQNLIILDDAVVYNASHLFGFFSVFNSDALKSVELTKGGFPARYGGRLSSVVEMNMKEGSKEKLHGEGGIGLISSRLTLEGPLAKKKASFLISARRTYIDVLAAPLIAQQQAGNDSKVKPGYFFYDLNAKVNYDFGAKNKLYVSGYFGRDKFNVREKSSDSENKSGLNWGNATATLRWNHLINQKLFVNTSLIYSHFNFNIFSNDKQYENGVLKDEFSLKYNSLIRDYSLKTDFDYYLNAKHSVKFGAQITSHRFVPSALALDGDFADNEIDLQAKPINTMEAGAYIEDTWQPFTALKVNGGFRLSLFETNSKVYVRPEPRVSAALKLAKDFSVKASYAKMNQYVHLLSNTGLGLPTDLWVPTTDRVAPQQSSQVAFGFAKDLEKPGLALTLEGYYKKMGNIISYKEGSSFISLDGENANELNWEDNITTGKGWSYGAEFMVQKKTGKLSGWIGYTLSWTQWKFPELNFGKTFYPRYDRRHDLSVVGIYELSKRITLSATWVYGTGNALTIPISKFMTYENRFVPNNWGVPANNGYVTNEYGEKNSFRAEPYHRMDIAIQFHKKKKRHERTWEFGLYNAYNRRNPFFYNIDSKKDPKDPSQRINVLSRYSLFPVLPSFSYNFKF, from the coding sequence ATGCTTAAACCGTTTTACCAGTTACTACTCCTTTTCACCATTTCTCTTCAGGCTTTCGCTCAGGAACAGGTCACCATCAGTGGTTTCGTGCGTGAAAAGGGAAGTCTGGAACTGCTGCCGGGCGTGAATGTTTACATCCAAAATTCTACGACAGGGACCGTTACAAACACTTATGGCTTCTATTCGCTGACTGTTCCAAAATCTGATTCTATCTCCGTTTCCTACTCCTTCGTGGGTTATGAACGACAAGAAGTCCGGATCGGAAATGCTGTTAATCAGCAGATTGACATTACTTTGTCCGCGGTTAATCAGTTGGATGAAGTGATCATTTCAGGTAAGCGGCAGGATGAAAAGGTGAGCGAATCGGTGCAGATGAGCCAGATTGAAATTCCCATTTCCCAGATTAAGAAAATCCCTGCATTTTTTGGCGAAAAAGACGTAATACGCGTGTTGCAGCTTATGCCGGGCGTTCAGAAAGGAACCGAAGGCCAAACGGGCTTGTACGTGCGCGGAGGCGGCCCCGACCAGAATCTGATCATCCTGGACGATGCGGTTGTGTATAACGCCAGCCATCTTTTCGGCTTTTTCTCCGTCTTCAACAGCGACGCGCTCAAAAGTGTGGAGCTCACAAAAGGTGGCTTTCCGGCGCGCTATGGCGGGCGGCTTTCTTCTGTTGTTGAAATGAATATGAAAGAAGGGAGCAAGGAAAAGCTGCACGGAGAGGGCGGCATTGGACTTATTTCTTCGCGGCTGACGCTGGAAGGGCCACTGGCAAAGAAAAAAGCTTCATTCCTTATTTCCGCACGACGTACATACATAGACGTGCTGGCCGCACCATTGATCGCGCAGCAGCAGGCTGGCAACGACAGCAAGGTGAAGCCGGGATACTTTTTTTATGATTTGAATGCAAAAGTGAACTATGATTTCGGCGCGAAAAACAAGTTGTATGTGAGTGGCTATTTCGGTCGCGACAAGTTTAATGTCCGGGAAAAGAGCTCGGATAGTGAGAATAAGTCGGGGCTTAACTGGGGCAATGCTACGGCAACATTACGATGGAATCATTTGATCAACCAAAAGCTTTTTGTAAACACCTCATTGATTTACAGCCATTTCAATTTCAACATCTTCTCCAACGACAAGCAGTATGAAAACGGTGTTTTGAAGGATGAGTTTAGTTTAAAATACAATAGCCTGATCCGCGATTACAGCTTAAAAACAGATTTCGACTATTATCTCAACGCGAAACACAGCGTAAAATTCGGTGCGCAAATCACTTCTCACCGGTTCGTCCCCTCGGCGCTTGCGCTGGATGGTGATTTTGCTGATAATGAGATAGATCTGCAAGCCAAGCCTATCAACACCATGGAGGCAGGCGCATACATCGAAGACACCTGGCAGCCGTTTACAGCATTGAAGGTCAACGGCGGTTTCCGGCTAAGTCTTTTTGAGACCAATTCGAAAGTATATGTGCGCCCGGAGCCGAGGGTTTCGGCAGCATTAAAACTGGCAAAGGACTTTTCTGTCAAGGCCTCTTATGCCAAAATGAACCAGTATGTGCATCTTTTAAGCAACACCGGACTCGGTTTACCTACGGATCTTTGGGTGCCGACCACCGACAGGGTTGCGCCACAGCAATCCAGCCAGGTCGCATTTGGCTTCGCAAAAGACCTTGAAAAGCCCGGCCTCGCGCTGACTTTGGAAGGATACTACAAGAAAATGGGAAACATTATCAGCTACAAGGAAGGCTCGTCATTTATCAGTTTAGATGGAGAAAACGCGAACGAGCTGAATTGGGAAGACAATATTACCACGGGCAAAGGCTGGTCTTACGGAGCCGAGTTCATGGTGCAGAAGAAAACAGGAAAGCTGTCGGGCTGGATTGGCTATACATTGTCGTGGACGCAATGGAAGTTCCCTGAACTTAATTTTGGTAAAACCTTTTATCCCCGTTACGACCGTCGCCATGATCTTTCCGTGGTAGGGATTTACGAACTCAGCAAACGGATTACATTATCGGCAACATGGGTTTACGGAACAGGAAATGCGCTTACGATCCCGATTTCGAAGTTCATGACGTATGAAAACCGCTTTGTGCCTAACAATTGGGGTGTACCGGCCAATAACGGTTATGTCACCAACGAATACGGCGAGAAAAACAGTTTTCGGGCAGAACCATATCACCGGATGGATATTGCCATTCAGTTCCATAAGAAGAAAAAGCGGCATGAGCGAACCTGGGAATTCGGCTTGTACAATGCATATAACCGTAGGAATCCGTTTTTCTATAACATTGATAGTAAGAAAGACCCCAAAGACCCTAGTCAACGGATCAATGTGCTGTCGCGTTATTCGCTGTTCCCGGTGCTTCCGTCTTTTAGCTATAATTTTAAATTTTAA
- a CDS encoding DUF4249 domain-containing protein, with translation MCFTKTTKYTCKPVLFLLLLCMGLLCGCESLVNDLDQDKLPKVEAKLAVSCYISPQTPRFEAIITESQPLFGPANYNPVFVENAEVILADDVSQVRLIFDDSLKHYAADSSAFKIVAGKTYTLTVNDGKRIVKAKCTVPFNAVKVMDLNIEKAWAGYGTDSLASFRFSWEDVKGQSNFYAVRGAYTLEETVPRFYPETGDITPFRYTYRYDMYSYYRAVYNDINLDGIKFNAPAHVIYSIPRRIISYLDKKGVERTLDNDPRLRDVRVEVMCIDEHYYKFKRSLENNDDNPFVEPTLVYTNIEGGLGIFASFNAVGKTVNP, from the coding sequence ATGTGCTTTACTAAGACCACAAAATATACTTGTAAGCCCGTGCTTTTCCTCCTGCTGCTGTGCATGGGTCTGTTGTGCGGTTGCGAGAGCCTCGTGAATGACCTTGATCAGGATAAGCTCCCGAAAGTTGAGGCCAAACTGGCTGTTTCTTGTTACATATCACCACAAACCCCTCGTTTTGAAGCCATTATTACAGAATCCCAACCACTCTTCGGCCCGGCAAATTATAATCCGGTATTTGTTGAAAATGCGGAGGTGATTCTGGCCGACGATGTAAGCCAGGTGCGGCTGATCTTCGACGATTCTTTGAAGCATTATGCTGCGGACAGCAGCGCATTCAAGATTGTCGCTGGTAAAACCTACACATTAACGGTTAATGATGGAAAAAGGATTGTCAAAGCAAAATGCACAGTCCCTTTCAACGCGGTAAAAGTAATGGACCTGAATATTGAAAAGGCCTGGGCCGGATATGGAACTGATTCGTTGGCCAGCTTCCGGTTTTCCTGGGAAGATGTAAAGGGGCAAAGCAACTTTTATGCTGTTCGCGGCGCATATACCCTCGAAGAAACTGTGCCGAGGTTCTATCCTGAAACAGGTGACATTACTCCCTTTCGCTATACGTACCGTTATGATATGTATTCTTATTACAGAGCGGTCTACAATGACATCAATCTGGATGGAATTAAATTTAATGCCCCGGCACACGTCATTTATTCAATACCCAGAAGAATAATTTCCTATCTCGACAAAAAAGGCGTTGAGCGAACACTGGACAATGATCCACGTCTGCGGGATGTGCGAGTAGAAGTGATGTGCATAGATGAGCATTATTATAAATTCAAGCGCTCGCTCGAAAATAATGATGACAATCCGTTTGTGGAGCCAACACTGGTTTACACCAACATTGAAGGAGGACTTGGTATTTTCGCATCCTTCAATGCTGTTGGAAAGACAGTTAACCCTTAA
- a CDS encoding SGNH/GDSL hydrolase family protein — protein sequence MIEGQKTSSHIKNSDNSLSRRRFFYHSGAAIFTTTLLSSCEGVIDDIFPKTDKPEEENAPDRDKTLAFFGDSLTIGAGGTKPYGSVVAAALDGRPVLSDGIVGQVASRIAVRQGGTPLTISIEGDKLNGIKPVKITKLSNQFLSTPTNYDEYSRTGSIGGVRCTIRRTANAELGENYTITPATVSVLDVPADSEFLLDDASRLKTATQILWYGRNNIGKSDAEEQIIAALESSIAYITAPARYIVLGVLLAQSERKGTENYDQVKAINERLAAKYGKSFVEMTPPTDAELAEISYNPSSDDMTDLENLNFPRGLRADVANDEIHLNDKGYQIIANRVIAKIKELKY from the coding sequence ATGATTGAAGGTCAGAAGACAAGCTCGCACATTAAAAATTCAGACAATTCGCTAAGCCGCAGGCGCTTTTTTTACCATTCCGGTGCGGCCATCTTTACAACAACATTGCTATCATCCTGTGAAGGGGTCATAGACGACATTTTTCCGAAAACCGATAAACCCGAAGAGGAAAATGCCCCCGACAGGGACAAGACACTCGCTTTTTTCGGGGACAGTCTCACAATCGGAGCCGGGGGAACAAAACCTTACGGAAGCGTTGTCGCTGCCGCGTTAGATGGCAGGCCGGTGCTAAGCGACGGCATCGTCGGACAAGTGGCCTCCCGCATTGCGGTGCGGCAAGGCGGGACCCCGCTGACCATTTCCATCGAGGGCGATAAGCTCAATGGCATTAAGCCGGTGAAGATTACCAAATTGAGCAATCAATTTTTATCCACACCAACAAATTACGACGAATACAGCCGAACTGGCTCCATAGGCGGCGTAAGATGCACGATCAGGCGGACGGCCAACGCGGAACTTGGTGAAAATTACACGATTACGCCCGCAACGGTGAGCGTGCTGGACGTTCCGGCGGATTCTGAATTTTTGCTGGACGACGCTTCCCGGCTTAAAACCGCTACCCAAATTTTATGGTATGGGCGCAACAACATTGGCAAGTCGGACGCGGAAGAACAGATTATTGCCGCTTTGGAAAGCTCAATCGCCTACATTACTGCTCCCGCACGCTACATTGTCCTGGGTGTACTGCTGGCACAATCGGAGCGGAAGGGAACGGAGAACTATGATCAGGTTAAGGCGATAAATGAAAGGCTGGCCGCTAAATATGGCAAGTCATTCGTGGAGATGACGCCGCCGACCGACGCCGAGCTGGCTGAAATCAGTTACAACCCATCGTCTGACGATATGACGGATCTTGAAAACCTCAACTTCCCGAGAGGCCTCAGAGCGGACGTAGCCAACGATGAAATCCATTTGAATGATAAGGGTTACCAGATCATCGCCAACCGTGTCATCGCGAAAATTAAAGAACTGAAATACTGA
- a CDS encoding GNAT family N-acetyltransferase, with protein MGFKIRNYTNEDAPELRRIFLEARQKAFLWADSAEFDLADFDLVTRDETILVATENESPIGFIAWWPPENFIHSLFIDPSFAGKGAGKLLLNACLLELGRPARLKCLQANVHACAFYTAQGWEISGAGESEEGDYYVLTFY; from the coding sequence ATGGGTTTTAAAATCAGAAATTATACAAATGAAGATGCTCCGGAGCTTAGGCGCATCTTTCTGGAAGCAAGACAGAAAGCCTTTTTATGGGCCGACTCCGCTGAATTTGATCTGGCTGATTTTGATTTGGTAACGCGGGACGAAACGATTTTGGTAGCCACTGAAAACGAATCCCCCATTGGTTTCATCGCCTGGTGGCCGCCGGAAAACTTTATCCACTCGCTTTTTATCGATCCTTCCTTTGCAGGAAAAGGTGCGGGCAAGTTATTGTTGAATGCTTGTCTTCTTGAACTGGGCAGGCCTGCGCGTCTGAAATGTTTGCAGGCCAATGTGCATGCTTGTGCGTTTTATACAGCCCAGGGATGGGAAATTTCGGGTGCCGGCGAATCAGAAGAAGGCGACTATTATGTGCTAACCTTCTACTGA
- a CDS encoding RNA polymerase sigma factor yields the protein MENLKEILMGCRRQERQAQEKLYRQFYPVLFALCRKFFDDKHEILTAVNNGMLKVFKNIDQFDEQKGEFFNWLYTTVRNAALTQLRDSKTQHFDYEEIDDYMGFESDENPFDKLDAADIIVYLSALPVATRRVFGLFYLDGFSIKEIAESLDISDGTVKWHLSEGRKRLKVIFEKIF from the coding sequence TTGGAGAATTTGAAAGAAATATTGATGGGTTGCAGGCGTCAGGAGCGTCAGGCCCAGGAAAAGCTGTATCGCCAGTTTTATCCTGTGCTTTTTGCTTTATGCCGAAAATTTTTTGACGATAAACATGAGATCCTGACCGCCGTTAATAATGGCATGTTAAAGGTTTTCAAAAATATAGACCAATTTGATGAGCAAAAAGGAGAGTTTTTTAATTGGCTTTACACAACAGTCCGGAATGCGGCGTTAACACAGCTCCGGGACAGCAAGACGCAACATTTTGATTATGAAGAAATCGATGATTATATGGGTTTCGAGTCAGATGAAAATCCATTTGACAAGCTCGATGCTGCCGACATTATCGTTTACTTATCCGCGTTACCCGTGGCCACGCGCAGGGTGTTCGGTTTGTTTTATCTGGATGGTTTTAGCATTAAGGAAATTGCAGAATCATTGGATATTTCGGATGGCACGGTCAAATGGCATTTGAGCGAAGGCCGAAAAAGGCTGAAAGTAATTTTTGAAAAGATCTTTTAA